One region of Drosophila kikkawai strain 14028-0561.14 chromosome 2R, DkikHiC1v2, whole genome shotgun sequence genomic DNA includes:
- the MED23 gene encoding mediator of RNA polymerase II transcription subunit 23, with amino-acid sequence MDMETQVLDAVDEFLKVDSIDEAFVSVIVFKPNGEQERATNFANELVTSFGNVPQENRDQVLRQYLLRAAGASGYHMKVLMGALVKLVDSHVITARMLCDKVLFCEKLDFEHKTFWIESFRLIKRVIMQVDYKGVREIMKVCRDKAQWFPLNVNVTYMPQLLAVEEILRFIFDRNNCLLPAYFIANEIMRPFPYHWKLNRLMTDFVEEFRTTAQMVSIIGHPSMLPIVEHFGYADHMMNSWRLDHNTLKFNFKGSLPYEPELLEEQKPLLRYVLEQPYSREMVSQMLNLQKHQKQRYNALEEQLVNLIVQAMEMTEVTDATAGSGFNASDEQITPYEWVWLHLSSQLIYFVLFQFVSFMHIVLALHEKLSKLELRKGRDQLMWILLQFISGSIQKNPITNFLPVFRLFDLLYPELEPLKLPDINKSSMVRHMAPICVWIHLMKKARVENMNITRPLPIALKNHYDFLQHVVTPNTMMNMTMGNDFRIILICNAYSTNQEYFGRPMGLLLDALNGTSKSPNGSQIPAVTFSVTVLDSLTVHSKMSLIHSFVTQMLKQAQTKGQVPAAALLETYARLLVYTEIESLGIKGFLSQLMPTVFKNHAWSMLHTLMEMFSYRLHHVPTHYRVQLLSLLHSLSSVPQTNKMQLNLCFESTALRLITSIGSAEFQPQFSRYFNDKSTNQQAVASNESEELNRVLILTLARSMHVHGGGDEMQGWCKDFLSNIMQHTPHSWPMQSLACFPPALNEYFTQNNQPPENKQQLKKSVEEEYRTWSSMTSENDIIAHFLRPTTNPLFLCLLFKIIWETENISPVAYKILEGISARALSTHLRKFCDYLVAEVASSSDGRDFIHKCVDTINNMIWKFNVVTIDRVVLCLALRTHEGNEAQVCFLIIQLLLLKASELRNRVQEFCKDNNPDHWKQSNWQDKHLSFHQKYPEKFALDESASHIPLPVYFSNVCLRFLPVLDVVVHRFIELTITNVHQILGFILDHLSILYKFHDRPITYLFNTLHYYERILRDRPALKKKLVSTITGAFSEIRPPNWSITEPYKAYMLTQDAVWTPELSYYMSLIRRLADTISGKNVLYSTDWRFNEYPNAPTHALYVTCVELLGLPVPPGVVANNIIDVIINGYAVIPQKEIHSYINAVGIVLAALPEPYWSGIYDRLQEMLNTPNMLNWTYRFSAFELFNFKTVREGMLEKSYAAVLAVAHSVFHHMGAFKLAAMTRYLKEKLKPCVRTEQQLLYLCHVFGPFLQRIELEKPNAVAGIAVLLYEILEIVDKNHGPKPLIYMDQICDFLYHIKYIHVGNIIKNESEAIIKRLRPLLQKRLRFITHLNLEDIHTEKIADSNAASGQNQSPLQQQQQQQQQQHQQVNAMQTTSVPLGSGGGNPQQQQMYMQHMQQQQQQQQHMQNMRHN; translated from the exons ATGGATATGGAAACTCAAGTTCTTGACGCCGTCGACGAGTTCTTG AAGGTGGACTCGATTGACGAAGCGTTTGTGAGCGTCATTGTTTTCAAGCCTAATGGCGAGCAGGAACGGGCCACCAACTTTGCCAACGAATTGG TCACGTCCTTTGGGAATGTGCCCCAGGAGAATAGGGATCAGGTCCTGCGACAGTACCTTCTGCGAGCCGCCGGCGCCTCCGGCTACCACATGAAGGTGCTGATGGGAGCGCTAGTTAAACTAGTGGATTCCCACGTTATTACCGCCAGGATGCTGTGCGACAAGGTGCTGTTCTGCGAGAAACTGGACTTCGAGCACAAGACCTTCTGGATCGAGAGCTTCCGGCTGATCAAGCGGGTAATCATGCAGGTGGACTACAAGGGCGTGCGCGAGATCATGAAGGTGTGCCGCGACAAAGCACAGTGGTTCCCGCTCAACGTCAACGTCACGTACATGCCCCAGCTGCTGGCCGTGGAGGAGATTCTGCGCTTTATATTCGATCGCAACAACTGCCTGCTGCCCGCCTACTTTATTGCCAACGAGATCATGCGTCCGTTTCCCTATCACTGGAAACTCAACCGGCTGATGACTGACTTCGTTGAGGAGTTCCGCACCACGGCCCAGATGGTGTCGATCATCGGGCACCCCAGCATGTTGCCCATTGTAGAGCACTTTGGCTACGCTGATCATATGATGAACTCGTGGCGCCTGGACCACAACACCCTTAAGTTTAACTTCAAGGGCAGCCTTCCATACGAaccggagctgctggaggagcagaagcCCCTGCTTCGCTACGTGCTGGAGCAGCCCTATTCGCGTGAGATGGTCTCCCAGATGCTCAACCTGCAGAAGCACCAAAAGCAGCGCTACAATGCCTTGGAGGAGCAGCTGGTTAACCTCATAGTCCAGGCAATGGAGATGACGGAGGTGACCGACGCCACTGCGGGCAGTGGCTTCAATGCCTCAGACGAGCAGATCACACCGTACGAGTGGGTGTGGCTGCATCTCTCCTCGCAGCTGATTTACTTTGTGCTTTTCCAGTTCGTGAGCTTCATGCACATTGTGCTGGCGTTGCACGAGAAG CTCTCTAAGTTGGAGCTCCGCAAGGGTCGCGATCAGCTGATGTGGATCCTCTTGCAGTTCATCTCTGGCAGCATACAGAAGAACCCC ATTACAAACTTCCTGCCCGTCTTCCGGTTGTTTGACCTTCTCTACCCCGAACTGGAGCCATTGAAGCTGCCGGACATAAACAAATCCTCTATGGTCCGCCACATGGCTCCGATTTGTGTGTGGATCCACCTGATGAAGAAGGCCCGAGTGGAGAACATGAACATCACGCGACCGCTGCCCATCGCCCTGAAGAATCACTATGA CTTCCTGCAGCACGTGGTCACGCCCAACACTATGATGAACATGACCATGGGCAATGACTTCCGCATCATACTCATATGCAATGCATATTCCACGAATCAGGAGTATTTTGGGCGACCGATGGGCCTGCTACTGGATGCCCTCAATGGGACCTCGAAGTCGCCGAATGGCTCCCAGATACCAGCTGTGACCTTCTCGGTTACGGTGCTGGACAGTCTGACGGTGCACAGCAAGATGTCGCTTATCCACAGCTTTGTCACGCAGATGCTTAAGCAGGCCCAGACCAAAGGACAAGTGCCAGCGGCGGCGCTTTTAGAGACCTATGCGCGGCTATTAGTTTACACGGAAATCGAGTCGCTGGGCATCAAGGGATTCCTAA GTCAACTGATGCCGACTGTGTTCAAGAACCATGCCTGGTCCATGCTGCACACCCTAATGGAGATGTTTTCGTATCGCCTGCACCATGTCCCCACCCACTATCGCGTGCAGTTACTATCCCTGCTCCACTCTCTCTCCTCTGTGCCGCAGACCAACAAGATGCAGTTGAATCTTTG CTTTGAGTCCACTGCCCTGCGACTGATCACCAGCATTGGATCAGCCGAGTTCCAGCCGCAGTTCTCGCGCTACTTCAACGACAAGTCAACAAATCAACAAGCCGTGGCGTCCAACGAAAGCGAGGAACTAAATCGAGTTCTTATCCTCACATTAGCTCGTTCCATGCACGTCCATGGCGGCGGCGACGAGATGCAGGGCTGGTGCAAAGACTTCCTTTCCAACATCATGCAGCACACGCCGCACTCGTGGCCCATGCAATCGCTGGCCTGCTTTCCACCCGCCTTGAATGAGTACTTTACGCAGAACAATCAGCCGCCGGAGAACAAGCAGCAGCTGAAGAAGTCCGTGGAGGAGGAGTACCGCACGTGGAGCTCCATGACCAGTGAGAACGACATCATTGCGCACTTCCTGCGACCAACCACGAACCCGCTGTTTCTTTGCCTGCTCTTCAAGATTATCTGGGAGACGGAGAACATCAGTCCAGTGGCTTACAA GATCCTGGAAGGCATCAGTGCGCGAGCTTTGTCCACGCACCTGCGTAAATTCTGCGACTATCTGGTGGCCGAGGTGGCCAGCTCGTCGGATGGCCGTGACTTTATCCACAAATGCGTAGATACGATCAATAATATGATCTGGAAATTCAATGTGGTGACCATCGACAGGGTGGTACTCTGCCTGGCCCTACGAACCCACGAGGGCAATGAGGCTCAGGTCTGTTTTCTAATCATccaactgctgctgttgaagGCCAGCGAGCTAAGAAATCGCGTCCAGGAGTTCTGCAAGGACAACAATCCTGATCATTGGAAGCAAAGCAATTG GCAGGACAAGCATCTCTCATTCCACCAAAAGTACCCGGAAAAGTTCGCTCTGGACGAGTCTGCATCGCATATTCCGCTGCCCGTCTATTTTAGCAACGTTTGCCTGCGCTTTCTGCCCGTTCTGGATGTGGTGGTGCATCGATTCATCGAACTGACCATTACAAATGTCCATCAGATTCTGGGCTTTATATTGGATCATCTAAGCATATTGTACAAGTTTCACG ATCGACCCATTACGTATCTCTTCAACACTTTGCACTACTATGAGCGGATCCTTCGCGATCGGCCGGCGCTGAAAAAGAAACTG GTAAGCACCATTACAGGTGCCTTTAGTGAGATTCGGCCGCCCAACTGGAGCATTACTGAGCCCTATAAAGCATACATGCTAACCCAGGACGCGGTTTGGACGCCCGAACTAAGTTACTATATGAGCTTGATCCGACGTCTGGCAGACA CCATCAGTGGAAAGAATGTGTTATATTCAACAGACTGGCGCTTTAATGAGTACCCCAATGCTCCAACTCATGCGCTTTATGTCACCTGTGTGGAGCTGCTGGGTCTGCCAGTGCCACCTGGTGTGGTGGCCAACAATATCATCGATGTGATAATCAACGGCTATGCGGTGATTCCGCAAAAGGAGATCCACAGCTACATCAATGCAGTGGGCATCGTATTGGCCGCCCTGCCAGAGCCCTACTGGAGTGGCATCTACGATCGGCTGCAGGAGATGCTCAACACGCCCAATATGCTCAATTGGACGTACAGATTCAGTGCATTTGAgctctttaattttaagacCGTGCGCGAGGGGATGCTGGAGAAGAGCTATGCCGCTGTCCTGGCCGTGGCTCACTCGGTGTTCCATCACATGGGCGCATTTAAGCTGGCAGCAATGACCAGATACCTCAAGGAGAAGCTAAAGCCCTGCGTGCGCACCGAGCAGCAGCTGTTGTATCTGTGTCACGTGTTTGGGCCTTTCCTTCAGCGGATTGAATTGGAGAAACCGAACGCAGTGGCCGGCATAGCTGTCTTGCTTTACGAGATTCTGGAGATCGTGGACAAGAATCATGGACCAAAGCCACTGATTTACATGGACCAGATATGTGATTTTCT CTATCACATCAAGTACATTCACGTGGGTAATATTATCAAAAACGAGTCAGAGGCCATCATTAAGCGCCTGCGTCCTCTGTTGCAAAAGCGACTTCGGTTCATAACACATCTTAATTTGGAGGATAttcacacagaaaaaat CGCCGACAGCAATGCAGCATCAGGTCAAAACCAATCCccactgcaacaacaacaacagcagcagcagcagcaacatcaacaggTGAATGCAATGCAAACTACAAGCGTTCCTTTGGGCAGTGGTGGTGGAAAcccgcaacagcaacaaatgtACATGCAACAcatgcaacaacagcagcaacaacagcaacacatGCAAAACATGCGCCACAATTAG